Proteins co-encoded in one Archangium lipolyticum genomic window:
- a CDS encoding DUF1501 domain-containing protein — MSDSDDKKSVTLGRRRLLQGLGASTAALAFPHLWLPSEARAQTSGHGSVRHLIYIRLSGGFRFTTAFNGDVADEFNPFGRSDRRAPGTEWGATKLLERASWLEGEANKARRDAGMKPVVEFTNEMCVLPCVDHEPLAARADGGHGTGLERFLTGYVGGATGFLTYVNYGVRERVARAAGEGITLLPAFSLGEAGMATGAGEYATYRPPVLEGSGFERFSVDPDSTLPAWAAKLPGQIDTRFRERLHTALRGGVDTYQQTRKATSDYGKIFRDPMLRVSTDSNEEYDGITNRELRTLLGTDGTGQRAALALRLFHFGCPAVFLNQGGYDFHSREDAELPGEMDAANRLVSGLRTALRKMQHPEGGTYWDKTLVVLGSEFGRTTGGSRYNSANGSDHSSDLATRWMSMPFMGGVITAAGKGGKSLGSVNGSNLKATGKVYSYRSVLKTMMDLLGADHQGIFPSDAPIEDFFA; from the coding sequence ATGTCCGACTCCGACGACAAGAAGTCCGTCACCCTCGGCCGCCGCCGGCTGCTGCAGGGGCTGGGCGCCAGTACCGCGGCGCTGGCCTTTCCCCACCTCTGGTTGCCCTCCGAGGCCCGTGCCCAGACGTCCGGGCACGGCTCGGTGCGCCACCTCATCTACATCCGCCTCTCCGGCGGCTTCCGCTTCACCACCGCCTTCAACGGTGACGTGGCGGACGAGTTCAACCCCTTCGGCCGCTCGGACAGGCGCGCCCCTGGCACCGAGTGGGGTGCCACGAAGCTGCTGGAGCGCGCCAGCTGGCTGGAGGGTGAGGCGAACAAGGCCCGGCGGGACGCTGGGATGAAGCCGGTGGTGGAGTTCACCAACGAGATGTGCGTGCTGCCGTGCGTGGACCACGAGCCCCTCGCGGCGCGCGCGGACGGTGGCCACGGCACGGGCCTGGAGCGCTTCCTCACGGGCTACGTGGGAGGCGCCACGGGCTTTCTCACCTACGTCAACTACGGGGTGCGCGAGCGCGTGGCGAGGGCGGCCGGAGAGGGCATCACCCTGCTGCCGGCCTTCAGCCTGGGCGAGGCGGGCATGGCCACGGGGGCGGGCGAGTACGCCACCTACCGGCCGCCGGTGCTCGAGGGCAGTGGCTTCGAGCGCTTCAGCGTGGATCCGGACTCGACCCTGCCGGCCTGGGCGGCGAAGCTGCCTGGTCAGATCGACACGCGTTTCCGCGAGCGGCTCCACACGGCGCTGCGCGGAGGCGTGGACACGTACCAGCAGACGCGCAAGGCCACGAGCGACTACGGGAAGATCTTCCGGGACCCGATGCTTCGGGTGAGCACCGACTCCAACGAGGAGTACGACGGCATCACCAACCGCGAGCTGCGGACGCTGCTGGGCACGGACGGCACGGGGCAGCGGGCGGCGCTCGCGCTGCGCCTGTTCCACTTCGGCTGCCCGGCGGTGTTCCTCAACCAGGGCGGGTACGACTTCCACTCGCGCGAGGACGCCGAGCTGCCGGGCGAGATGGACGCGGCCAACCGGCTGGTGAGCGGCCTGCGCACGGCCCTGCGGAAGATGCAGCACCCCGAGGGCGGGACGTACTGGGACAAGACGCTGGTGGTGTTGGGCAGCGAGTTCGGCCGCACCACGGGCGGCAGCCGCTACAACTCCGCCAACGGAAGTGACCACAGTAGCGATCTGGCCACCCGGTGGATGTCCATGCCCTTCATGGGGGGCGTCATCACCGCGGCGGGCAAGGGGGGCAAGAGCCTCGGCTCGGTGAACGGCTCGAACCTCAAGGCTACCGGCAAGGTGTACTCGTACCGCTCGGTGCTCAAGACGATGATGGACCTGCTCGGTGCCGACCACCAGGGCATCTTCCCCTCGGACGCCCCCATCGAGGACTTCTTCGCATGA